The Henckelia pumila isolate YLH828 chromosome 2, ASM3356847v2, whole genome shotgun sequence genome includes a window with the following:
- the LOC140880633 gene encoding ADP,ATP carrier protein, mitochondrial: MADNHQHPTIIQKVANQLHLSSSFSQDVQARYGGFQRPAMYQRRFSNDTYTNAGLQYPMTCQGTQKLSLISANASPVFVQAPSEKGLAGFAIDFLMGGVSAAVSKTAAAPIERVKLLIQNQDEMIKSGRLSEPYKGIGDCFKRTMQEEGAVALWRGNTANVIRYFPTQALNFAFKDYFKRLFNFKKDRDGYWKWFAGNLASGGAAGASSLLFVYSLDYARTRLANDSKAAKKGGERQFNGLVDVYRKTLQSDGIAGLYRGFNISCVGIIVYRGLYFGMYDSLKPVVLTGSLQDSFFASFALGWLITNGAGLASYPIDTVRRRMMMTSGEAVKYKSSMDAFTQILKNEGAKSLFKGAGANILRAVAGAGVLAGYDKLQVIVFGKKYGSGGA; this comes from the exons ATGGCCGATAATCACCAACACCCAACCATCATCCAGAAGGTGGCTAACCAGCTACATCTTAGTTCCAGTTTTTCCCAGGATGTTCAAGCTCGATACGGGGGATTCCAAAGGCCTGCCATGTATCAAAGGCGGTTTTCGAATGACACCTATACTAATGCAGGATTACAGTATCCTATGACTTGTCAAGGGACCCAGAAGCTGTCATTGATTTCTGCAAATGCTTCACCAGTGTTTGTTCAGGCTCCTTCAGAGAAAGGCTTGGCTGGCTTTGCCATTGACTTTCTCATGGGTGGAGTTTCAGCCGCTGTGTCTAAAACTGCTGCAGCCCCGATCGAGCGTGTGAAGCTTTTGATCCAGAATCAAGATGAAATGATCAAGTCAGGCAGGCTATCAGAACCATACAAGGGTATTGGAGACTGTTTCAAAAGAACCATGCAGGAGGAAGGAGCTGTAGCATTGTGGAGAGGAAACACTGCTAACGTCATTCGTTACTTCCCCACTCAG GCCTTGAACTTTGCTTTCAAGGACTACTTTAAGAGACTGTTCAACTTCAAGAAAGATCGAGATGGCTACTGGAAATGGTTTGCGGGCAACCTTGCATCTGGTGGTGCCGCTGGTGCTTCCTCACTGCTCTTTGTCTACTCCTTGGATTATGCTCGAACTCGTCTCGCCAATGATTCCAAGGCTGCAAAGAAGGGAGGCGAAAGGCAATTTAATGGTTTGGTAGATGTTTATAGAAAGACCCTGCAATCTGATGGTATTGCTGGTCTTTACCGTGGATTCAATATCTCGTGTGTCGGCATTATTGTGTATCGTGGTCTGTACTTTGGAATGTACGATTCTTTGAAGCCAGTAGTCCTGACTGGATCCTTGCAG GATAGTTTCTTTGCCAGCTTTGCACTTGGTTGGCTCATCACAAATGGTGCTGGGCTTGCTTCTTACCCTATTGACACCGTTCGTAGAAGAATGATGATGACGTCTGGCGAAGCCGTGAAATACAAGAGCTCTATGGATGCGTTCACCCAAATTCTTAAAAACGAGGGTGCTAAATCTTTATTCAAGGGTGCTGGTGCAAACATCCTTCGTGCCGTGGCTGGTGCTGGTGTGCTTGCAGGTTACGACAAGCTTCAGGTGATTGTCTTCGGAAAGAAATATGGCTCTGGCGGAGCTTAA